GATAAAGGCCAAGCACAACTATCAGTGAGGATGCTGTGAGGGAGAGAATGCTTCTGTATAATGCTTCTTACttctgtattatacaggtatgggacccattatccagaatgctcgggacctggggctttccggataagagatctttctgtaattcgtatctcctaccttaagtctgctaataaaattatttaaacagtaattatacccagtaggtttgttttggctccaataaggggtaattatatcttagttgggatcaagtacaggtactgttttattattacagagaaaagggaatcatgtaaccattaaataaacccaatagggctgttctgcccccaataaggggtaattatatcttagttgggatcaagtacaggtactgttttattattacagagaaaagggaatcatttaaccattaaataaacccaatagggctgttctgccccaataaggggtaattatatcttagttgggatcaagtacaggtactgttttattattacagagaaaagggaatcatttaaccattaaataaacccaatagggctgttctgcccccaataaggggtaattatatcttagttgggatcaagtacaggtactgttttattattacagagaaaagggaatcatttaaccattaaataaacccaatagggctgttctgccccaataaggggtaattatatcttagttgggatcaagtacaggtactgttttattattacagagaaaagggaatcatttaaccattaaataaacccaatagggctgttctgccccaataaggggtaattatatcttagttgggatcaagtacaggtactgttttattattacagagaaaagggaatcatttaaccattaaataaacccaatagggctgttctgccccaataaggggtaattatatcttagttgggatcaagtacaggtactgttttattattacagagaaaagggaatcatttaaccattaaataaacccaataggactgttctgcccccaataaggggtaattatatcttagttgggatcaagtacagggattgttttattattacagagaaaaatggaaccatttttaaaaatttgaattatttgattaaaatggagtctatgggagatggcctttccataatccggaactttctggataatgggtttccggataagggcaccgatacctgtacttcttaTATTTCTGTATCTGCAGCAGAGTGAGGGTTAACAGGCTGGAACCCTTTCCTGGAGTCCATATCTGGGAGGCAACAGCCTCTATATCCAGGCCCTGTAATCTTCCTTTATAAGTAAGAGGTATTTAACCCTTGGAGCCTATCACTAAACTGACCAAGAGGGTAGAGTATTAACCCTTTTTAGTAGTAAGAAAAGGCTAAATCACCGGGGTGTGCCAAACACAGACCCTGGGCAATGGTTGGCACACCTGTCTTCCTTCaaaagtagggttgcctcctcacccctttaataccggccccatcctggcatggctaattagcaattcatttagaagcaggctgcatggctgcacatacatctctttagtctgcagcatgcctTTGAATTCCTTGCTactagccatgcagaatgtggatttaatatgtgaccAGTTGTAAAGGGGTACCATTCTAGTGAGCGCTGCGCTGCCATCTTGTTTCTTGCCCCTGGGACTGTGCATATGAGCAGTAAAGCAATGTTCTGgggtttaggggcagatttataaaaatgtgagtttggagcttaatacataaaaactcacccaagttctattcgtccctatgggatttttattagAAGCGTATTaatgaaatggtgagttctatctttcacccattgataaatacgcctttAAAAATTCAACAGGAATAattagaatgtgggtgagtttttatgttttaagctccaaactcacattttcatagacTTTTTGGGTGCAAGAGCCCCTTTGAGTTCAGAGCCCCCGTTGCtgataacaaggttacacatatacCAAATTATTTAGTTATCAGCTGTAGCACCAAGGATATTTACAACAGCACGTAAGTGTTTATATTCTCAGCTTtcatattccctgcactgctggttgtgactcctgaaacagaaCAAATGCAGCTTTTTAACTGACTTCTtacacattgtttcaagagtcagagcatGCAATGTAAGTACCAGTAGTGCAACACCTCAGGGGGCCTTCACTTACTGCTCTGCAGTTGCGCCCCacatagttgcactcagtgctgCTCCGTCCATTCTGCCTCGTGCTCAGAATAGAGTCCGGCTGTGCCCAGAGTTGTACTGGGGTGCTGGGCCCCAAGTGCTCCACatactgctctcccccccccccccacacacagttccAGACTACCAGATGGGGGGAGCACAGGCGTATGGGTGGCGAGGAGTGAGCTGtcgggggctgcaggtggggagcaggctgggccggtggggggctgcaggtggggagcaggctggtgggccggtggggggctgcaggtggggagcaggctgggccggtggggggctgcagggcagggtcagactgggtcagtgggacactgggaaaaaacccaatgggccttTGCCATCGTGGGCCCCACTGGGCCAGACCCGATCCCAGCTGACCTCCCTCCCCAATCGCCTCTACTTATGCAACCTTGGAGGGAGGGACGGGGCCCTGGCGGGGTCATGTGCAGGGGCCCTTGGGGGCCCACAcactcccagtccaaccctgaggcaGGGCCCACTGCGTTTTTTCCTCCCGCCAGCCCCGTcccacctattgacacaggggaacccaaaGTTGCTGCCACCCCCAAACCAGTCAGTAGCCCCAGGGGTCACTGCAGCACAGTTGCACTAAAagcatagggcacacacatcAGCTGCACGGTGGCGCCGGAAATGACACCAAATGGGCTTAGAATATGTTCAGCCGTTTatcagttgtgtgtgtgtagccttgtgGCCCGTCGCtaacactctttttttttttctttacagggaGGCTGAGGGGGAAGTCTGGGTATCGTGCAGGATTCCTGGTAGGTTTGGTTCTTTTAGCCGCTCATTGTGCCCGGTACAATGGGCCTGAACCCCTTGTCTGTAGATggttttggggggaggtcggggccagggtggtttggggggaggtcggggccagggtggtttggggggaggtcggggccagggtggtttggggggaggtcggggccagggtggtttggggggaagTGGCCGGGGGTTGTAAttttcattttccccatttctcCCTGTTTTTCTGCCCTTCAGGAAAGCCCACGATACGCGTCAGCCTGACGTCAAAGGGAATAAGTTCTGATGAGGTTCCGGAAGTGACCGCCTCCGAGGAGTTTGTTGTGCAGGAAGTCACCAAGGTGCGGCCCATGTCTATGTCACAGGGCTCAGTGTGGCACAAGGTGGTTtcacccagattaaagggcaagttctgcataaaacaaaaacactgcaTGTGAATTTCttggcccagtgtttataaataacccccagtgaCACAAGGGtatgtagcgctgtacaatcttacaaaatacaaaattacacacagggaggacaagtgatataatacataaatacaataaatatatatatataagtgccatgtggtattagacacagtaggaaggaggtccttgacccgcagagcttacaatctaagtattgtcCTTACTTCTTGACCTATTCTGCATCAGGACTGTAGTAACCTGCTagtgtagacattttggttaatggcattcctgcttttttgccattgcttgatgatgatattcctgttcctgtttgtgcttcctgttaagctgaaagcaagcatggagcaggccagatctacctgccatgttctagtAAATATACCaacagttccagtgtgtatcatgctacttcacctgaactaacacagcagaagcattaactcactgctagccagcagtttattacaaggACCACTCCGTGTGTATCACTATGCCAATCAGGGCCTTCCCTGTGGGTCCCCCTATTCTGCCAGTAGCAGAAACTTCCCCTTGGTTTGGCCACAGTGTCGTTGTGCTTGGAATTCTGGGAGGTATTGCAAAGAGGTCTCTGATCAGTGATTAGTGAATGTGGGGGGACAGCGTGAAAGACTGAGCCTTCACTCGGGGAGACCCACTACATACAGGTTTTGTTTACAggtcaatttgcctttaaaaataaatgtctccaTGCACAGGTATTGGTGTGATTGTATCATGAGAGACTGAatcactgtctcccctgtgtgtctTACAGAATAGAATCCCTGTTTCCTGCCCCGGGGAGAATATTTCCAGCACATTTCTGTCTCCTTATGCAAGTTTCTCCCACATCCAtgaaaaaatgtaagttttactttcattttgttttacctttttatatgtttagatgcctttttaataattagatgatgatatctctctctacaggctataagcaaacttagggggctgttcctgctgaattgtgcttagtacaggggaatccctatgtgccatagttttatggtatctctctgtacaggctatgagcaaacttagggggctgttcctgctgaattgtgcttagtacaggggaatctctatgtgccatagttttatggtatctctctgtacaggctatgagcaaacttagggggctgttcctgctgaattgtgcttagtacaggggaatccctatgtgccatagttttatggtatctctctgtacaggctatgagcaaacttagggggccgttcctgctgaattgtgcttagtacaggggaatccctatgtgccatagttttatggtatctctctgtacaggctatgagcaaacttagggggctgttcctgctgaattgtgcttagtacaggggaatccctatgtgccatagttttatggtatctctctgtacaggctatgagcaaacttagggggctgctcccCGTTTTTGAATGCTTTCCTTGTTGCTCCTCACATCATGTCTCCCTGCGTTCTCCTACAGGTCAGCTACTTGGACATCTCCAGCGGAGGGGACCTGGGAGTCTCCAGCAGCACAGATCAGACCTTTAAGGTGTGGGAGACCCATAATACAGAAGTAAAGGTAGGAAAGGGGAGCTTCCCCGAGGTTACCCCCTGCCATACCGAGCATGAATTCCAGATGCCCCTTTTCCATGTCAGTATGCAGGAGCAGAACTAGGGGTGAATAAGACTGGGGGGCACTTAGACCTGGGTGCCCACTGCACACTAAGAAGAATAAGAAATCTGTTCTCAAGCTTCAGCCTTGCACTCCATACTTTAATCAAAACAACTACAAGTAGCTGAATACTTCCCTGGTCTAAATCCCTGAATTCCCTGTCTCTCTGTAGCACCCCCAGAGAGAGGTGGCAGCCCCCCCCATGAATAGATCACCCGTCCGGCTGCCTCCGGCCCATCATATTACAGCCATACACCGCCGATACCCTTATATACAGAGGCCATTGTTTGGTTATTGCAGAGCGTGCTGGAAGGTCACACAAGGGACGTCTTTTCCTGCAAGTTCTTCCCTTCGGGGCAGGAGGTGCTGAGCGGCGGGTTGGATTCGCTGGTGAAGGTCTGGTCCGTTAATGATGGAAGCTGCTTAGCGACGATGAAAGGACACAGAGGAAGTAACCACAAcatgtcattaaaggagaaagaaaggcatttgggcattttactgccaatagattaggcacattagtgccacctagaaccttatgcttattctgcagaaagctttacatgCCTgattaacagccctagaagctccctctgtttgtttaagatagcagctgccattttagcttggtctcagtagcttctgtgctgcagctctggctgcttttAGATCAGAttacacagttgggagggggagtgaattctgatgggagggggagtgaattcttatgggagggggagcaggagaagggagggagagaggagcaaactgagcagactggtagaagtatttttctgagagcaggaagtctgacacagaagaacatttatacacaaaaggagaaaataaatcctgtttttcttttgatagaggactctgagtGCTTatcgctgtatttacatagacctttctgcctGCATCTGCTGAGCAATGCACAATAATGGAGAGCTCAAACCCTCTGGATAGGACacaagtggggctcatttatcaacactgggcaaccaatcagattggctttttttttttttttttaagcccgcTGCATGAAGAACAATGAATGCCACAAGGGCAAATGTGTCCAGTGTTGCTAAATGATCCCCACTGTGGTGCAATATGGAGCAGTAGTGGCATTTctaccatatattatatatatttaccatttaCAATGAGTAAGTGGGAAGCCCATACAGTGATACAGTTACCCATGAAGCAATGTGTCCTACAGGTATCCTGGACATAGCTGTTGTGGCCGATGGACAGAATGTCATTTCCTCGGGGCAGGACGGCACGGCTCGGTTATGGGACTCTGCCCAAGGCGCCTGCATAGCTGTGGTCGATGACTCCTACTCTCCTATCAACGCCATCGCTGTGGCCGAGGTTGGAAACGCAGTCAATCTGGGCTCTCCCAAGGAAACTCCTAGTAAGTTCTGGTTTTTAAACAAAtcaagttgccctttaagagCTAGAGCTGCCACTGGGATCTTCCGGCTGAGGATCTCTAGCTCTGCCATAGGCAAGCATTGTCCAACAGCTTGTAACTTGTGAGTAGCAGCTGTTTGTATTTCCCAGGTAACAGGGAAGTAGGAACAGAAGGCAAGCTGGTGGTACTGGCCCGAGAGGATAAGTCATTGGAGGAAGTGAGCCTGCACAGCCGCCAATCAGTGAGTAGAGACCTGGATGTAAATGCAGCAATCTCCTTACTATACATTGTTCCACccacactaagggtgaagacacaccgggctactagtagcagctactttctcagggctactaaactctagaatatgccctgccatagacaatactgagaactgcctctgctaaaacacacacagttattagtaaatgatcagcattgtctgttttagtagcagtgacaagtagctgctactaatagctctgtgtcttcaccctaaggcggTTATTGAGCAGCTAGGTAGGGGCATAATGTATAGTAaaggggctggtggggggcagactATTGTACAACAaggagacaggcagacagagcaTTTCCAGAAAATTTGGTGGGGGGGAGGGCAGAGGAATGTACAGTATAGAGTGTACAGTAAGGAGATTATTGGGGtgattgaaatattaaataaacccaatagggctgttctgcccccaataaggggtaattatatcttagttgggatcaagtacaggtactgttttattattacagagaaaagggaatcatttaaccattaaataaacccaatagggctgttctgccccaataaggggtaattatatcttagttgggatcaagtacaggcactgttttattattacagagaaaagggaatcatttaaccatgaaataaaccaaatagggctgttctgcccccaataaggggtaattatatcttagttgggatcaagtacaggcactgttttattattacagagaaaagggaatcatttaaccatgaaataaacccaatagggctgttctgcccccaataaggggtaattatatcttagttgggatcaagtacaggcactgttttattattacagagaaaagggaatcatttaaccattaaataaacccaatagggctgttctgcccccaataaggggtaattatatcttagttgggatcaagtacaggtactgttttattattacagagaaaagggaatcatttaaccattaaataaacccaatagggctgttctgcccccaataaggggtaattatatcttagttgggataaaccCAATCTATGAATTCAAAATCCAATCTGATGTTAATTGTCTCCCAAGCGATGGAAACAGGGGTTCTTCTGCGCCACCGGGAAACCGCCCCAAAATCTCCGCCGTAATCACTTCCCAGAAACAAGCTGACGCCAAATGTGGGAAAGAGATCGGCAAACACTACAGCCAAAGGCTGGGGCCCGACAACGAGAGGCAGTTTGTGTGCTCCTTCTGCGGGAAATGCTTCAGAAGCTACTGCTACATCAGTGCCCCGTATGCAGCAAATGCTTCTCGAATAAATCCGTCCTGATCCGGCATCACA
This sequence is a window from Xenopus tropicalis strain Nigerian chromosome 2, UCB_Xtro_10.0, whole genome shotgun sequence. Protein-coding genes within it:
- the LOC100488585 gene encoding proteasomal ATPase-associated factor 1 isoform X5, giving the protein MAAAATMLSIQGDWDQVLREAEGEVWVSCRIPGKPTIRVSLTSKGISSDEVPEVTASEEFVVQEVTKVSYLDISSGGDLGVSSSTDQTFKVWETHNTEVKSVLEGHTRDVFSCKFFPSGQEVLSGGLDSLVKVWSVNDGSCLATMKGHRGSILDIAVVADGQNVISSGQDGTARLWDSAQGACIAVVDDSYSPINAIAVAEVGNAVNLGSPKETPSNREVGTEGKLVVLAREDKSLEEVSLHSRQSRWKQGFFCATGKPPQNLRRNHFPETS
- the LOC100488585 gene encoding proteasomal ATPase-associated factor 1 isoform X1, which gives rise to MAAAATMLSIQGDWDQVLREAEGEVWVSCKIPGKPTIRGSLTSKGISSDEVPEVTASEEFVVQEVTKNRIPVSCPGENISSTFLSPYASFSHIHEKNVSYLDISSGGDLGVSSSTDQTFKVWETHNTEVKSVLEGHTRDVFSCKFFPSGQEVLSGGLDSLVKVWSVNDGSCLATMKGHRGSILDIAVVADGQNVISSGQDGTARLWDSAQGACIAVVDDSYSPINAIAVAEVGNAVNLGSPKETPSNREVGTEGKLVVLAREDKSLEEVSLHSRQSRWKQGFFCATGKPPQNLRRNHFPETS
- the LOC100488585 gene encoding proteasomal ATPase-associated factor 1 isoform X2 yields the protein MQVSPTSMKKTEAEGEVWVSCKIPGKPTIRGSLTSKGISSDEVPEVTASEEFVVQEVTKNRIPVSCPGENISSTFLSPYASFSHIHEKNVSYLDISSGGDLGVSSSTDQTFKVWETHNTEVKSVLEGHTRDVFSCKFFPSGQEVLSGGLDSLVKVWSVNDGSCLATMKGHRGSILDIAVVADGQNVISSGQDGTARLWDSAQGACIAVVDDSYSPINAIAVAEVGNAVNLGSPKETPSNREVGTEGKLVVLAREDKSLEEVSLHSRQSRWKQGFFCATGKPPQNLRRNHFPETS
- the LOC100488585 gene encoding proteasomal ATPase-associated factor 1 isoform X4, which gives rise to MAAAATMLSIQGDWDQVLREAEGEVWVSCKIPGKPTIRGSLTSKGISSDEVPEVTASEEFVVQEVTKNRIPVSCPGENISSTFLSPYASFSHIHEKNVSYLDISSGGDLGVSSSTDQTFKVWETHNTEVKSVLEGHTRDVFSCKFFPSGQEVLSGGLDSLVKVWSVNDGSCLATMKGHRGSILDIAVVADGQNVISSGQDGTARLWDSAQGACIAVVDDSYSPINAIAVAEVGNAVNLGSPKETPSNREVGTEGKLVVLAREDKSLEEVSLHSRQSVVPQTPLLPWTASL
- the LOC100488585 gene encoding proteasomal ATPase-associated factor 1 isoform X3; the encoded protein is MLLTSVLYREAEGEVWVSCKIPGKPTIRGSLTSKGISSDEVPEVTASEEFVVQEVTKNRIPVSCPGENISSTFLSPYASFSHIHEKNVSYLDISSGGDLGVSSSTDQTFKVWETHNTEVKSVLEGHTRDVFSCKFFPSGQEVLSGGLDSLVKVWSVNDGSCLATMKGHRGSILDIAVVADGQNVISSGQDGTARLWDSAQGACIAVVDDSYSPINAIAVAEVGNAVNLGSPKETPSNREVGTEGKLVVLAREDKSLEEVSLHSRQSRWKQGFFCATGKPPQNLRRNHFPETS